TAAAACCACGGCTGAATGAATCGTCGTTGCAATAggccaagaattggtttatgtaCGAAACATGATGTGGAAAGCAATAGGATATGTTAAAATACTATAAGCctcttcaatttccaacgtttttTATAGGTATCCATTTTTCTCATATCAGGTGTCCATTTtacccgaacatttcaaaactgcacgaaaaatatatgtttttcattcatgtaaaaaacactaaaatcgatggaaacttaaaagtttcaacacattttctgataatacatgagtgtaagataatgtatTCATATTTTCATGGTCGTTGCACTTATATATCCCTggatttttaccatttctctgaacgtgtccgtctttacctaccttacCCTACAAGCGAATGCAAAAGCTTCATTCTATAAAAGTTAAACCTGATGAAGTTCTAGGAAGATTGTTGATGCGTTACATCCGCTAACTTACTTATCTTGTGCTACAACTGTTGTGCGATCTTGAGCTTGCTACAGAGGTGTCCGAAACTGCTCATGGTCTcacgccttcgtctgccaatcCGTTATCCCTCTATTAATGGCGACTTCTGCACACCATTAAATTtggcagtggtctccaacctgtggtacGTGGCGTTAacagaagatttttttttaagaaaagcTAATTACAATGCGTATAGTGCAATTGTTTTGCGatggaaatttattttcaaagccAAGGGGTCCGCGAGCCTAAAAAGGTTGGATAGCACTGATGTATGGCGTATGTGTTTATCTCAATCCATACCAGTCCTGGAATTGGTAGCGAGCCCGTATCAATCCTGGAGCTAATACGGAACCCACACGAATTCTGGAAGTGATACTAAACCCATATTGATCCTGGAACCGATACTAAACCCacaccggtcctggaacttaTATCGACCCCTACGAATCCTGGAACGGCTGATGATCCCATAACGGATCTGGAAATGATACTGAAACGGTCATATAAAAATTTCCGATTTTGTTGCTTCTTGTAACTGTACCTGTACCTGTTCTGGATTCGGAACGAATGTACAGGTGAACTTGTTGTAGCGATCGATTTGAGCTGTTTTCGGGTAGAGCACCGGGCGCCCTCATATCCTGTTTCCTGGATATGAATTTCTTTTACCAAATATTTGACCTGTCATCATCCTTGTCTTGAATATTCCTTTAAATTATTAGTCAGGGATAATATGAAACTGTAAAGACGAACATAAAACTGTTCAAACAATAATCAATACATAATTTAACTTTCCTTGGAGGTATATTATATATGCCGCACGGCACATGTGTATTTAACAGAACAGAATGGTATGATTAAAGGGCCCTGCTGTAACTAAAAACTACATCCCAAAATGCGTTCCCATTGAAACGGTACCCCACGCACCAGAGCCCTTTACATTCCCTGGCTCTTCTGTAGGCTCTGGGCAAAACGCTGCGTGATCAGGAGCGACGTGTCGACGAAGCGGTTCACACAATTCGCCAAGCACGTTTCCGTCCGGCTGTCCAGTTTGTTGCTCGGCTTCTCCACGCACTTGTCCCAGCAGATATCATTGAACTCGTGGATCTGCAAGGCAAATGAACGTTAATGAATGCAAGTGGCATTGGATGCATGTGGTCGGAGAGGTCTCTTACCTGTGCGCTAAGCCGGGCACGCTCGTTTTCAGCCATCAGAAAGTCCTGCAACTCAGGATCGACGTTTGCTTTCGGCGTGTCCGCACTTCCGAAGCTGGACATGGCTGCAGAGCGAGGAGTTTGTGGAGTTTTCTATTAAAAATAACTATTTAACGCAGATTGTACAGTTCTGCTGATGAAATTATTTTCAGTTTTGTTTCACCAGTTGTCAGGTACTTTTTGACAGCCTCGTGTTATTACGCAATGCACAGTAGATGCCATGATACGTAATTTTGactaaaatttaatttcttattTCACACATAATTTAAATGGATTTTAAGGGTTTTGATGGTGTCAAATTCAATTGTAAAAAATCCACGTCTTTTTGATCAACTTTAATTGTAACAAAAACTACCCTAAAGGCACTTTGTTTGCATCGCCATATAAAGCTACCACTGTGCAAGCATCAAGCCACGGCACAGAGTGACCCATCCTCATGACAATCAGCTTGGCAGCTTTGTTTATAAACATTCAAGTCCTTGTGTTGCTACGTCGCGTTCTCTCCCTTTCGTCGTGAATATTCGATGTAAATAGTGTTCCATTTCATATTCCTTAGTTCGTGATAGCACACCTTACGTGTGCGCCACAGTACAATTATACCCAAGTGCCCCCCTTCCTCCCAGTTCCGGACTGCCGGATCAATAAAGGCGTCAGCTCGTGTCCAAACCAAGacggaaaagcaaaaacaatgaGTGTGAGGCCTGGCCAGCAGCCAGAGACGCTGTTTCACTCGTACGTATAGCGGACGCACAGGTCACGACGCCATATGGTGGAACAGATAGCGTCCCACGCACATTGGGCGACGATTCCTGCCGCCCACATTCAACCAAATTTCAACGGTGTTCTCTGCTTACTTTCTCCCATTTCTTCTCCTCccccccacaaacacacactcccaGATGCATTCGATTTGTGGCGAAAAATCTTCAACTGTACAAAAACATCGAGTATCTCGAGCTGCTGCCCGCATTGGTGAAAAATGCCATCTTTCTGAACGTGGTGCGCGTTCACAAAGGCTTCCACGACGAGGAACTGCCCCGGCTGCTGCTCAACTCGTCCCTCACCCGTGTCAACCTGTCCACATCGACCATCACGGACGGCCTGCTGGCACTGCTGGCGGAAAAGTGTCCTCACCTGCGTAGCCTTACCCTGTCCGAGGGCAATTACCGGTTTACCCGGCCCGGGCTGTGCGCAATGATACAGCGGCTGGGCAAGCTGCAGCATCTGTACGCGAAAAACTGTCCACAGGTGGATGACGAGTTTGTGCGGCTGCTGGCCATCAGCTGTCCCCAGCTGGACACACTCGATCTCGAGTCGTGCAAACAGGTGGGCGACGGGTCGGCGGACTCTTTGAGCGGGATGCCCCTGGTACGGTTGAACCTGTCGTACACGAGCATTACGGACAAATTTCTCAAAACGATCGCTAACGAGCGGTGCGGCAAGACGCTTGAGGACCTGAACGTGGGCCACTGTCCGATCACGAGCGACGGGCTGAAGGCGCTGTCATGGAACACGATCAAGTACATTGGTTTCGAAGGGTGCAGCATTGAAGGTAAATGCGGATCGGAACGGTGCAATGGGCTCTTGGATTTGGTTgctttattaaattaattctcTCTTCCCGTACAGATCTTGAAATTGTTGGCTTTGGCAAGCATCTCAAGTACATCTGCTGGACCATCTCTAACTGATACAGTGGAGACAGCGGGCAAAAACGACAAACATTCACCGAATTCCTGAATCTCATACGAG
This genomic interval from Anopheles merus strain MAF chromosome 3L, AmerM5.1, whole genome shotgun sequence contains the following:
- the LOC121599257 gene encoding mitochondrial import inner membrane translocase subunit Tim8, with the protein product MSSFGSADTPKANVDPELQDFLMAENERARLSAQIHEFNDICWDKCVEKPSNKLDSRTETCLANCVNRFVDTSLLITQRFAQSLQKSQGM
- the LOC121598275 gene encoding F-box/LRR-repeat protein 20-like: MSVRPGQQPETLFHSCIRFVAKNLQLYKNIEYLELLPALVKNAIFLNVVRVHKGFHDEELPRLLLNSSLTRVNLSTSTITDGLLALLAEKCPHLRSLTLSEGNYRFTRPGLCAMIQRLGKLQHLYAKNCPQVDDEFVRLLAISCPQLDTLDLESCKQVGDGSADSLSGMPLVRLNLSYTSITDKFLKTIANERCGKTLEDLNVGHCPITSDGLKALSWNTIKYIGFEGCSIEDLEIVGFGKHLKYICWTISN